The Punica granatum isolate Tunisia-2019 chromosome 4, ASM765513v2, whole genome shotgun sequence genome has a window encoding:
- the LOC116204124 gene encoding disease resistance protein RPM1-like: MRRINQLHSDGNRDGSCQDRRGDGLSLDESDLIGIEEPKKKHVGWLVEGDTKMKVVSVIGMGGLGKTTLVKQVFEDPTVKKHFAVSEWITLSRSFNFKVLLEELLLQIMRVTEKPLPPGADTNIMNRQQLEQTSGTCFRQGHICGILATKDEHRINDWGVVCRSLGAEIDGNDRLENLKKVMSLRCTDLPYYLKSYFLLLSVFPEGWPIRHERLIRLWVAEGFVEWKEGKTLEEVAEDYFNDLISRSLLQVVETTSDRRIKMCRIHSFLWEIIISKSRDQSFFAKVIHQGDVWPERVHRLSIQNTSISEINPQNRLLSQLRSLYMFEVERPFKISLLAGQELLTETLLHRSRQQRKLRHDQRSGRVDPTEQAWNPETEERRQERFVFRDSKSPTNLQASSLTTVHNNEMLDLEHLTSPPKLLQRAYLNGKLEALPHWIVSLHSLSILHLRWSKLEHNPLMPLHSLPNLVQLELVDVYSGTTLCFKAKGFMFSSGACDSEIPNT, from the exons ATGCGAAGAATCAACCAACT GCACTCGGATGGGAACAGGGACGGAAGTTGTCAAGACCGCCGAGGGGATGGACTCTCATTGGATGAATCTGATCTCATAGGCATTGAGGAGCCCAAGAAGAAACATGTAGGGTGGCTCGTGGAGGGAGACACCAAGATGAAAGTTGTCTCAGTGATAGGAATGGGAGGGCTCGGGAAGACTACTTTGGTCAAGCAGGTCTTTGAGGACCCGACTGTGAAGAAACATTTTGCCGTCTCGGAATGGATCACTCTCTCGAGGTCCTTCAATTTCAAAGTCCTTCTCGAGGAGCTGCTTTTACAGATCATGCGGGTGACTGAGAAACCTTTGCCTCCTGGAGCGGACACGAACATTATGAACAGACAACAGCTTGAACAAACATCAGGGACATGCTTCAGACAAGGCCATATCTG TGGCATATTGGCCACGAAAGACGAGCATCGGATCAATGATTGGGGTGTTGTTTGTAGAAGCCTTGGAGCAGAAATAGATGGTAATGACAGGCTTGAAAATCTTAAGAAAGTAATGTCGCTCAGGTGTACTGACTTGCCTTACTACCTAAAGTCATACTTCTTGCTCTTGAGCGTGTTTCCTGAAGGCTGGCCAATCAGGCACGAGAGACTGATCAGATTATGGGTAGCTGAAGGATTTGTAGAATGGAAAGAGGGGAAGACACTCGAAGAAGTGGCAGAGGACTACTTCAATGATCTCATAAGCAGAAGCCTACTGCAAGTGGTTGAAACTACAAGCGACAGAAGAATCAAGATGTGCCGGATCCATAGTTTTCTGTGGGAAATCATCATTTCTAAATCAAGAGATCAAAGCTTCTTTGCGAAAGTCATACACCAAGGTGATGTGTGGCCAGAAAGAGTTCACCGTCTCTCAATCCAAAACACAAGCATATCAGAAATAAATCCACAGAACAGGTTGCTTTCTCAACTACGTTCTCTTTACATGTTTGAAGTAGAGAGGCCGTTCAAGATTAGCCTTCTTGCTGGCCAG GAGCTCCTTACAGAAACTCTGTTACATAGAAGCAGACAACAGAGAAAATTACGGCATGATCAAAGATCTGGGAGAGTTGACCCAACTGAGCAGGCTTGGAATCCTGAAACTGAGGAAAGAAGACAGGAACGATTTGTGTTCCGCGATAGCAAATCTCCGACCAATCTGCAAGCTTCGTCTTTAACTACGGTCCACAATAATGAGATGTTGGATCTCGAACATCTCACTTCTCCCCCAAAGTTACTCCAAAGGGCATACTTGAACGGAAAGTTGGAGGCCCTTCCTCACTGGATCGTTTCCCTTCACAGCCTCTCGATACTTCACCTCAGATGGAGCAAGCTTGAACACAACCCGCTGATGCCCCTTCATAGTCTTCCGAACCTTGTACAACTCGAATTGGTTGACGTTTACAGTGGGACAACATTGTGCTTCAAAGCCAAAGGTTTCATGTTCAGCTCCGGAGCCTGTGACTCAGAGATTCCAAACACCTGA